From the genome of Vibrio orientalis CIP 102891 = ATCC 33934:
TCTGAACAAGAGCTTGAGAGTCACATCTCTCAAGCGAAGAAGCAACATTCAGAAGCGCTACAAGCATTAGTAGATGCGGCGGAAATTGGCGGTGATATTACCCTGCACCGACTGCACGGTACCGCAGACGACGAGATCCCGACTTGTGTTGAGGAAATAAATGTCGATGTATTAGTGATGGGGACATTAGCTCGTACGGGAATACAAGGCGTGATGATTGGCAACACCGCAGAGAACATTGTTCAAAATGTCGATTGCTCTCTTGTGGCACTCAAGTCAAAACAGTTCTGCTCTCCAATCGAATAACACCAGACGCTAAGAGACAAACGAAAAAGGCCGAGCGAATTGCTCGGCCTTTGTATGTACACAACATTTCTATGTCGCGACAGTCGATGTCACTAGATCGAAATCAGACACCTGCTCAACAAGGCACCTAGTGATGTGGGATATGGCGTTCACATTGCCGATGATCATTTCAATCATCAAACGATCTGCAGGTAGTGCCCTTCCTCATATTTTGGTTTGATTCGCACAAATCATATACACAACTAATTGCATTAAATATATAATCCACAGTTAAGGTAAGGTTTATGCCTCATTAGCCTTTTTATTAACTCATTCGTATGAGATTGGTTCTAAAACAACGTTTTCCGATTGAATGTCACAGCAAGGCATTCAATCAGCTAGGCGAGTAACTGTACACAAACAGAGTGACTAATAGATGAGGCAACTTATTAAACTAGACGTACTAGCAATTATTGTCGTTAGTATCGTTTTATTCAGAATGGATAGTATCAGGCAACTCGCAGAAGTCGCTCAATCCACCACAACAAAATAACTAATATTGGTTAGGTGTAAATTATGAATACAACCGCATTCATTGCGCTTATTATCTTTTGTTTGCCACTTCTCCTTTTAGCAATCTCTTACCATAAGGCTAAAAAAAGAAAACTAGAATTTGAAGACCAACTCAAGCAAGTAAATCGAGAGAAAAGTAGGCTTAAAAATGAAAAGGCCCAGTTGCTAAGCAAATATCAGCCAATCATCGATATGGAGCTACACACACAGCGATTGCTCGATGAGGCTGAAGAACAGGCGGCTTCTACCCGTCTCGAGGCAGAAGGCGTTTATGCAGAAGCGGAACAACTTCGCAAAGAAACCCGCCAAAAGCTTAGTGAGGCAAAAGACAAAGCTGAACTAATAAAAAATGAAGCACGTGAAGAGGCTAATAAGGTCGTTAGCTATGCGGAAGAACAAGCTAAGGAAATTGCGGGTGATGCATACGAAGCGAAAGCAAAAGCGGATACCTATGAAAAAGCTATTCGTGCAATGCGTAATACTATTGATGGCTACAAAGACGATTACATCATTCCGAACCATTCTGTATTGGATGACCTAGCAGATGAGTTTAGCCATAAAGACGCAGGTGAAGAATTAAAAGCAGCCCGTAAGCGTGTCAAGACGATGGTTCAGGAGGGTCACGCTGGTGCATGTGACTATGTAGAAGCACACCGAAAAACTTATGCAATCCATTTCGCTGTCGACGCTTTCAACGGTAAAGTGGATAGTGCTTTGGCAAAAGTGAAACACGACAATTTTGGTAAAATTAAGCAAGAAATCATTGATGCTTTTGCGCTAGTTAATCACAACGGAGCTCCGTTTCGTAATGCTAGAATTAACCAAGAGTTCTTAGATGCTCGCCTAACTGAACTTAAATGGGCGGTTGCCACTTTTGAGTTAAAAAAGATCGAGAAAGATGAGCAAGCGGCAATCAAAGCACAAATTCGCGAAGAAGAACGTGCTATTCGAGAAGCAGAAAAAGCTCGTAAAGAAGCCGAGAAAGAAGAAAAGATGCTTCAAAAAGCTCTTGAGAAAGCTCGAGCTGAACTGAGCAAAGCAAGTGACGAGCAAAAAGCAGAGTATGAAGCTCAGTTAGCAGAATTGGAAGGTAAACTACAAGAAGCAGAAGAGAAAGGACAACGTGCACTTTCTATGGCGCAGCAAACCCGCCGCGGCCATGTCTATGTTATAAGTAACGTCGGCAGCTTTGGCGAAGAAGTATTCAAGATAGGTATGACTCGCCGACTAGAACCGATGGATCGCGTTAAAGAACTGGGCGATGCCTCTGTTCCATTCTCATTTGACGTTCATGCTATGATTTTCAGCGAAGACGCTCCTGCACTAGAGAATGAACTTCATCGTCGATTCAATCAACAGTCAGTAAACAAGATTAACCCTCGTAAAGAGTTCTTCC
Proteins encoded in this window:
- a CDS encoding DUF4041 domain-containing protein; the protein is MNTTAFIALIIFCLPLLLLAISYHKAKKRKLEFEDQLKQVNREKSRLKNEKAQLLSKYQPIIDMELHTQRLLDEAEEQAASTRLEAEGVYAEAEQLRKETRQKLSEAKDKAELIKNEAREEANKVVSYAEEQAKEIAGDAYEAKAKADTYEKAIRAMRNTIDGYKDDYIIPNHSVLDDLADEFSHKDAGEELKAARKRVKTMVQEGHAGACDYVEAHRKTYAIHFAVDAFNGKVDSALAKVKHDNFGKIKQEIIDAFALVNHNGAPFRNARINQEFLDARLTELKWAVATFELKKIEKDEQAAIKAQIREEERAIREAEKARKEAEKEEKMLQKALEKARAELSKASDEQKAEYEAQLAELEGKLQEAEEKGQRALSMAQQTRRGHVYVISNVGSFGEEVFKIGMTRRLEPMDRVKELGDASVPFSFDVHAMIFSEDAPALENELHRRFNQQSVNKINPRKEFFRTTITEVKQAVEQHGIQDVHWTMKAEAAEYRESVAIGKVQQNEAAA